GATGAAGGAGAATGAATGATGGACGGACTCTTGCCGGGTTATAAGAAATGTTTCTTCTGCGGCCCTGCCACCGGCGGCCTTGGCCTGGAACTGCACTATGCGGATGACAGGGCGATATGCGAGTTCACGGCCGGCGACAGGTTCCAGGGGTATGACGGAATGCTTCACGGCGGCATCGTGGCGGGGATACTGGACGAGGTCATGTGGTGGACCATCTTTACCCGGACGCGGCGGATGTACGCCACCTCGAAGATCGAAGTTGAATTCAAAAGACCCGTTGAATGCGGCAGGATGTACCGTGCGTCAGGAAGTTTTCTCCGGAACACGGGGCGGATATGTTACCTCTCCGGCGTCATTGAAAACGAACACGGCAAGATATGCGCGCGCGGTGCCGCCTCTTTCCGGGAGTTCAGGTTCACCCTGGAAGAGCTCGCGAGGCAGCTTGACTTCAGGGGGGTCTCGCCGGAGATACGGGCTCTTTTCCAGCCGCCGGTTCCTT
The DNA window shown above is from Syntrophorhabdus sp. and carries:
- a CDS encoding PaaI family thioesterase; translation: MMDGLLPGYKKCFFCGPATGGLGLELHYADDRAICEFTAGDRFQGYDGMLHGGIVAGILDEVMWWTIFTRTRRMYATSKIEVEFKRPVECGRMYRASGSFLRNTGRICYLSGVIENEHGKICARGAASFREFRFTLEELARQLDFRGVSPEIRALFQPPVP